A single Corticium candelabrum chromosome 16, ooCorCand1.1, whole genome shotgun sequence DNA region contains:
- the LOC134192008 gene encoding integrator complex subunit 14-like: MPCLILVDASLSMLRLASRHDQSCQRKQMAEEGVRHLLQHLKTNFPLEFSSLMAFSSDCERVVGWTRDYDMLIGATSLGVGDKTNILAALKKSGDYCTSEWGVASPCQIIVVTDERPFLFSEHESFPDGFHYSFPFPCKLHFLVLTSSDDVKPCDVTFAQNLGNRFCDPFGSCYVYTPTGVLSSTSVNEMFQRLINSHFVLFSGELACGRLKSKITLMPPPMRMRSGSWADQQCPDSVTESKNVQLDFPRIIEICGFMHLSDLAGVPVISRHLVLDDPSLAQRLTELAKSDDKPSILGVKLESTGGRKASVAGNVGGTGGIGIRLERPDSSGLMGSEKADYGKMPSFRILLHGSLKVEGMAALTKLGDNWYGMLYSAADSRKKANLMLSIFPPHSDISWLGDLNNLTHTEEEDETEDPPFPVKPSHPLSYHPDSNLVWMKGNGMQVDVQKVLRHAKKLPDKQQAFLKDINKLRRTALVYGFHDVLTLVSDQLSRDASGMAPSEAALLVHVAKELRENFDASKPIASF; the protein is encoded by the exons ATGCCTTGTCTTATTCTGGTCGATGCTTCACTTTCTATGCTTCGTTTGGCGTCTCGCCACGACCAGAGCTGTCAACGAAAGCAGATGGCCGAAGAAGGCGTACGACATTTACTGCAGCACTTGAAAACGAATTTCCCGCTCGAATTCTCTTCTCTCATGGCCTTCTCGTCCGATTGCGAGCGCGTCGTGGGCTGGACGCGCGACTACGACATGCTAATTGGTGCCACGTCTCTCGGAGTCGGCGACAAGACGAACATACTGGCAGCACTAAAGAAAAGCGGCGACTATTGTACGTCAGAGTGGGGCGTGGCCTCTCCCTGTCAGATAATCGTTGTGACCGATGAGCGACCGTTTCTCTTCTCTGAACACGAATCTTTTCCCGACGGCTTTCACTACTCGTTCCCTTTTCCTTGCAAACTACATTTCCTCGTTTTGACGTCATCCGATGACGTCAAACCATGTGACGTCACTTTCGCTCAAAATTTAGGAAATCGGTTTTGTGATCCGTTCGGGTCGTGTTACGTGTATACGCCGACTGGCGTGTTGAGTTCGACTTCGGTCAACGAAATGTTCCAGCGACTCATTAACTCGCATTTCGTTCTGTTTTCGGGTGAATTAGCATGCGGACGTTTGAAGTCGAAAATCACGCTCATGCCGCCTCCGATGAGAATGCGATCGGGAAGCTGGGCCGATCAACAATGTCCAGACAGTGTTACTGAATCGAAAAACGTTCAATTGGATTTTCCAAGAATTATTGAAATTTGTGGTTTCATGCATCTCAGTGATCTGGCTGGTGTGCCCGTCATATCTCGTCATCTTGTACTCGACGATCCTTCGCTCGCACAGAGACTCACAGAGCTTGCAAAGTCGGATGACAAACCGAGTATATTGGGAGTGAAGTTGGAGAGTACAGGCGGCAGGAAGGCGTCTGTTGCTGGAAATGTTGGTGGAACGGGAGGAATTGGCATTCGATTAGAGAGGCCAGACAGTAGCGGGTTGATGGGGAGTGAGAAAGCGGATTATGGGAAGATGCCATCGTTTAGGATTTTATTGCACGGAAGTTTGAAGGTGGAAGGAATGGCAGCATTGACAAAATTGGG TGACAACTGGTATGGAATGCTGTATTCAGCAGCCGACAGTCGAAAGAAAGCAAACCTAATGCTCAGCATCTTCCCTCCACACTCCGACATCTCATGGCTCGGCGATCTCAACAACCTAACACACACTGAGGAGGAAGACGAAACCGAGGATCCACCATTTCCTGTGAAACCATCCCACCCCCTCAGCTACCATCCAGACAGCAACCTCGTGTGGATGAAAGGCAATGGAATGCAGGTGGACGTGCAGAAGGTGTTGAGACATGCAAAGAAACTtccagacaaacagcaagcgTTCCTCAAGGACATCAACAAGTTGAGACGTACCGCGTTGGTGTACGGTTTCCACGACGTTCTCACGCTCGTCAGTGACCAGTTAAGTCGAGATGCGAGTGGAATGGCACCATCTGAAGCAGCGTTGCTCGTTCACGTGGCCAAGGAGTTGAGGGAGAACTTCGATGCATCAAAACCGATTGCGTCGTTCTAG
- the LOC134192212 gene encoding sodium/potassium/calcium exchanger 2-like, whose amino-acid sequence MRRTRRSRSSHLLFGFSIILSFYAGASLIYWSKQLSREDDTSDNSLPYKNHFFHGRHILVAPSNHSLDVSPSAPSNQSDITDASQHYWPNDVFSLTERRRGAVLLHICGVIYVFVALAIVCDEFFVPALNVITVKLNLRKDVAGATFMAAGGSAPELFTSLFGVFIANTNVGFGTIVGSAVFNVLFVIGMCAVVSKSVLNLSWWPLFRDCLFYSVALALLIGFYSDSEIELHEAAVLCVMYVLYVVFMVFNGVIERWVKSKVRSDLVQPMDRNKLRDTTFGQVCHQKDGLGSQMFLKGCGVFRQGAVHLMLYALDPLAKASHEGHNRRLAELASLQVTPRVTSATSTTDCRDQLTYTQQDDNLTSHPSHLTPKLSETSNITLPGTPFTSEPCDFETTASYSTLSPDQEKNESQSSVTHLNNEARTGNAQQLPIQTQIVGDTVNSFVDFQVPQVTIERPPDDTRSMSAWSKTSSLSVASNHVNMNETRDEVTERNMENENENSEEGNDEDEEPLDVRWPKTFRRRVMYILLVPIVLPLYFTLPDVRHENKRRFYPWTFIGSTGWIAAYSYLMVWWANQVGETIGISPEVMGLTFLAAGTSIPDLITSVIVARQGHGDMAVSSSIGSNMFDVTVGLPIPWLLAILIRDEPVDVVSKGLFCSISLLFGMLVILVISIIICRWRMNRTFGIVMFVFYFIFLSVSILLETETIGKCSVGSS is encoded by the exons ATGAGGCGTACTCGAAGATCTCGCTCATCTCATCTTCTCTTCGGCTTCTCTATCATTTTGTCTTTCTACGCGGGGGCATCACTCATCTACTGGAGTAAACAATTATCTAGAGAAGACGACACATCAGACAACTCTCTTCCTTACAAGAACCATTTCTTTCACGGTCGCCACATTCTTGTTGCTCCTAGCAACCATTCACTCGATGTCTCACCGAGCGCGCCAAGCAACCAAAGTGACATCACAGACGCGTCACAACACTATTGGCCAAACGACGTCTTTAGTCTGACAGAGCGCCGACGCGGCGCCGTTCTCCTTCACATCTGCGGAGTCATCTACGTGTTTGTTGCTCTCGCCATTGTGTGCGACGAATTCTTCGTGCCTGCACTAAATGTAATTACCGTCAAGTTAAATCTAAGGAAGGATGTGGCGGGTGCGACATTCATGGCAGCAGGTGGCAGTGCACCCGAGCTGTTTACCTCTCTATTTGGTGTATTCATTGCTAACACGAATGTGGGATTCGGAACAATAGTTGGATCGGCCGTCTTTAACGTTCTTTTTGTCATCGGAATGTGTGCAGTTGTATCAAAATCCGTTCTTAATCTCAGCTGGTGGCCGCTGTTTCgtgactgtttgttttattcGGTTGCTCTTGctctgctgattggcttttATTCGGATAGTGAGATTGAGCTGCACGAGGCGGCCGTCTTGTGTGTGATGTACGTTctgtatgttgtgtttatgGTGTTTAATGGTGTCATTGAGAGATGGGTGAAGTCGAAGGTACGAAGTGATTTGGTGCAGCCGATGGATAGAAACAAATTGAGAGACACGACGTTCGGGCAG GTGTGTCATCAGAAGGACGGGCTTGGTAGTCAAATGTTTCTGAAAGGATGTGGAGTGTTCAGGCAGGGTGCTGTACATCTCATGCTTTATGCTCTTGATCCTTTGGCTAAAG CATCTCACGAAGGACACAACAGACGTCTTGCCGAACTAGCAAGCCTACAAGTGACTCCTCGTGTCACGTCGGCTACAAGCACAACAGACTGCAGAGATCAATTGACCTACACACAACAAGATGACAACCTCACGTCTCATCCTTCACACTTAACACCCAAACTATCAGAGACATCAAACATCACTTTACCAGGCACTCCGTTTACCTCTGAACCGTGTGACTTTGAGACGACGGCTTCGTACTCGACGTTATCTCCCGACCAAGAGAAAAATGAAAGTCAATCATCAGTGACTCACTTAAACAATGAAGCCAGAACTGGCAATGCTCAACAACTTCCCATCCAAACACAAATAGTTGGTGACACTGTCAACTCATTCGTCGATTTCCAAGTACCTCAAGTGACTATCGAACGTCCACCCGATGACACACGCAGTATGAGTGCGTGGAGCAAGACGAGTAGCTTGTCTGTTGCCTCAAATCATGTAAATATGAACGAGACAAGAGATGAGGTGACTGAGCGGAATATGGAgaatgaaaatgaaaacagTGAAGAGGGAAATGATGAGGATGAAGAACCGTTAGATGTTAGGTGGCCAAAGACGTTTAGGAGGAGAGTAATGTACATCTTGCTTGTTCCAATTGTCCTTCCTCTATATTTTACTCTGCCTGATGTTAGACACGAG AACAAACGGAGGTTCTACCCTTGGACGTTTATTGGTAGCACTGGGTGGATAGCAGCTTACTCTTATTTGATGGTGTGGTGGGCTAATCAAGTGGGGGAAACGATTGGAATATCTCCAGAG GTTATGGGTTTGACGTTTCTGGCTGCAGGCACTAGTATACCCGACCTCATCACAAGTGTTATTGTTGCTCGTCAAGGACATGGAGATATGGCAGTCTCTAGCTCAATAGGAAGTAATATGTTTGATGTAACAGTCGG CCTTCCAATCCCGTGGTTACTAGCAATTCTTATTCGTGACGAGCCAGTGGACGTCGTGAGTAAAGGTCTCTTCTGTTCCATCTCTCTTCTATTTGGCATGTTGGTTATCCTCGTCATCAGCATCATAATTTGTCGCTGGAGAATGAACAGAACGTTTGGGATCGTCatgtttgtattttattttatttttctatcCGTTAGTATTTTATTAGAAACAGAGACAATCGGTAAATGTAGCGTTGGCTCGTCGTGA
- the LOC134191972 gene encoding peptidyl-prolyl cis-trans isomerase FKBP8-like, giving the protein MADGEENETAGVEDHAISDMQDDMVDNNKKIFPEVRNSEDEKDETTSSKEEEKIVSCNGATKVNEKSSGENERKEEKTVEDNAKLSHVSQDDNPVRLDDQNEEKDENEMKDESVTCHNQHGSKTSEDVNVDENLRGKDDGEETMNGDVAEREDNGEFVEDKDGWLDILGGGVLKKKVLQKGKGEDTKPKPPQIVTINLEERLEDGTVVIEKREISFTVSEGEALPAVDMTVCLMCLDEVVLVESDARFAYAEPGLPPHIPPNARMQFKIELTKVEPAETAFDQPMESFVAKLEQRRVEGNNLFKQGNYQRAVIVYKKVISRLESVNLTKGYSEDKEAEIVRPLKISSLNNFAAACLHVEMYKEAIESCDQVLAIDQDNSKAHFRKAKALASVGQLEESIESFQRAQRLEPKDSLIHRQLRAAQQELSRQNREQRAMYAKMIDGLSQNDSKDVKESKQDDDMTSQNSWFSWGKMLLVLGAVGALIGIWWVRSS; this is encoded by the exons ATGGCGGATGGAGAAGAGAACGAGACTGCAGGTGTAGAAGATCACGCGATTTCCGATATG CAAGATGACATGGTTGATAACAACAAGAAAATATTTCCAGAAGTAAGAAATTCTGAAGACGAAAAGGATGAAACAACGTCGTCCAAGGAAGAGGAGAAAATTGTAAGTTGTAATGGAGCAACGAAAGTAAATGAGAAGTCTAGTGGTGAAAACGAAAGAAAAGAGGAAAAGACAGTTGAAGATAATGCTAAACTGTCTCATGTCAGTCAAGATGACAATCCTGTAAGGTTAGACGATCAGAATGAAGAGAAAGATGAGAATGAGATGAAAGATGAAAGTGTGACATGTCATAATCAACATGGAAGTAAAACAAGTGAAGATGTGAATGTTGATGAGAACTTAAGAGGGAAGGATGATGGGGAGGAGACAATGAATGGAGATGTGGCGGAGAGAGAGGATAATGGGGAGTTTGTGGAAGATAAAGATGGATGGTTGGATATACTGGGAGGTGGAGTGTTGAAGAAAAAG GTTTTACAAAAAGGTAAAGGAGAAGATACAAAACCAAAGCCACCACAGATAGTAACAATAAACCTTGAGGAGAGGCTTGAGGATGGAACAGTTGTCATTGAGAAAAGAGAAATATCGTTCACTGTAAGTGAAGGTGAAGCCTTGCCAG CTGTTGacatgactgtctgtctgatgtgTCTTGACGAGGTAGTTCTTGTGGAAAGTGATGCACGCTTTGCATACGCTGAACCAGGACT TCCTCCTCACATCCCACCAAATGCAAGAATGCAGTTCAAGATCGAGCTTACCAAAGTCGAGCCTGCAGAGACGGCATTCGATCAACCAATGGAAAGCTTCGTTGCCAAACT TGAGCAACGAAGAGTAGAAGGAAACAACTTGTTTAAGCAGGGCAACTACCAGCGAGCTGTCATCGTCTACAAAAA GGTCATCAGTCGATTGGAGTCAGTCAATTTG ACAAAAGGCTATAGTGAGGACAAGGAAGCGGAGATCGTTCGACCTCTCAAGATCAGCAGTTTGAACAACTTTGCAGCTGCTTGTCTTCAC GTGGAGATGTACAAGGAGGCAATAGAATCGTGTGACCAAGTGCTGGCTATTGATCAAGACAATTCCAAGGCTCATTTTCGAAAGGCAAAA GCTCTTGCCTCAGTAGGACAACTAGAAGAGAGTATAGAGAGTTTCCAACGTGCACAAAGACTAGAGCCAAAAGACAGT CTCATACATCGACAGTTGAGGGCAGCCCAACAGGAATTATCTCGACAGAATCGAGAACAAAGAGCAATGTATGCCAAGATGATTGACGGCCTTTCTCAGAACGACTCAAAAGATGTCAAGGAATCAAAGCAAGACGACGACATGACGTCACAGAATTCATGG tttTCTTGGGGCAAGATGCTGTTGGTTCTGGGAGCCGTAGGTGCTCTGATTGGTATCTGGTGGGTGAGATCGAGTTAG
- the LOC134191973 gene encoding ras-related protein Rap-2b-like — MSKCDLLTSRSESSGKRSVARFRVTVLGSEGVGKSALTVRYITKRFLYEYDPAAKLYSKEITINGHKTELQILDASTQQEYEDASESIRMSSSWSDGFVLVYSVTDASSLKSAIEMKTEIDEKRKFRPAHFILVGNKSDLVQHRRVSEREGRSAAESLSCCFTEASARDNVAVDDTFERALRTMGTNPRRNSIIGIMSSPASHDKRKKTLLSRAKAKLGHSTPIMLMAGMAGKRMSQPDTRALTMKEITSMRRASVA; from the exons ATGAGCAAGTGCGACCTGTTGACGTCGCGCTCGGAATCGAGCGGAAAGCGATCCGTCGCTCGATTTCGCGTCACGGTGCTCGGATCGGAAGGAGTCGGAAAATCTG CTCTGACGGTGCGTTACATTACCAAGCGATTTCTCTACGAGTACGACCCGGCAG CGAAGCTCTACTCGAAAGAGATCACAATCAACGGACACAAAACCGAATTACAAATACTCGACGCGAGCACACAACAAGAGTACGAG GATGCGAGTGAGTCGATTAGGATGTCGAGTTCGTGGTCTGATGGTTTCGTTCTCGTCTACAGCGTCACGGACGCGTCGAGCCTCAAATCTGCAATCGAAATGAAGACCGAAATCGACGAGAAACGGAAATTCCGTCCGGCGCATTTTATTCTCGTCGGCAATAAATCGGATTTGGTTCAACACCGCAGAGTAAGCGAAAGGGAAGGACGGAGCGCCGCGGAGTCTCTCTCTTGTTGCTTCACTGAGGCTTCGGCTAGAGATAATGTGGCAGTCGATGATACATTCGAGCGAGCACTGAGGACAATGGGAACTAACCCGAGACGCAATAGTATCATTGGTATAATGTCATCACCGGCATCTCACGATAAAAGGAAGAAAACTTTACTGAGTAGAGCGAAAGCGAAATTGGGACACTCGACGCCGATCATGTTGATGGCAGGAATGGCAGGAAAGAGAATGTCGCAGCCGGATACTCGCGCTCTCACTATGAAGGAGATAACGTCGATGCGAAGGGCATCCGTCGCCTAA